The following are encoded in a window of Paenibacillaceae bacterium GAS479 genomic DNA:
- a CDS encoding ABC-2 type transport system ATP-binding protein, giving the protein MTIDYPVRERAKITPAAFSEAMQGRVDKTTGQPVLDVRGLKKKIGRKWIIHEVGFQVYPGEIFGFLGPNGSGKTTTIRMLVDLIKPTEGEILIGGHSVTRHPEKALAEVGCIVENPEMYTYLTGWENLEQFARMLRGVDKARIAEVVSIVRLDERIHEKVGTYSLGMRQRLGIAQALLGRPKLLILDEPTNGLDPKGIKELREFIRMLSETGLSLFISSHLLSEIQLMCDRVAIISGGRVLSVGRVDELVDQAGSYVLWQTDNQEGTRRILAAQPEVKLYEEGQYRMDDSALAYLPGAVVSTVREDLIPELIEKLVAGGISITAVQRVAPTLEELFLQLTEDGQV; this is encoded by the coding sequence ATGACGATAGATTATCCCGTGCGCGAACGTGCAAAAATAACCCCTGCTGCCTTCTCTGAAGCTATGCAAGGCCGTGTGGATAAAACGACGGGGCAGCCTGTACTGGATGTTCGGGGTTTAAAAAAGAAGATTGGCCGCAAATGGATTATTCATGAGGTCGGCTTTCAGGTGTATCCAGGCGAAATATTCGGCTTCCTAGGGCCAAACGGTTCCGGTAAAACGACAACGATTCGTATGCTGGTTGATCTGATCAAACCGACGGAAGGCGAAATTTTGATCGGCGGACATAGCGTAACCCGGCATCCGGAGAAGGCGCTGGCCGAGGTCGGCTGCATCGTGGAAAACCCGGAGATGTATACTTATTTGACCGGTTGGGAGAACCTTGAGCAGTTTGCCCGGATGCTGAGAGGCGTGGATAAAGCCCGGATTGCCGAAGTTGTCTCTATTGTGAGACTGGATGAGCGCATCCATGAAAAGGTCGGCACCTATTCGCTCGGCATGCGACAACGTCTCGGTATCGCTCAAGCGCTGCTAGGTCGTCCGAAGCTGCTCATTTTGGACGAGCCGACCAACGGGCTCGATCCTAAGGGGATCAAGGAGCTACGCGAGTTCATCCGTATGCTGTCCGAGACGGGCCTAAGCCTGTTCATCTCGAGCCATTTGCTCAGTGAAATTCAACTGATGTGTGACCGTGTTGCCATCATCAGTGGAGGCCGGGTGTTATCGGTCGGACGGGTCGATGAGCTGGTGGACCAGGCGGGTTCCTACGTGCTTTGGCAGACGGATAACCAAGAGGGGACACGCCGGATTCTAGCCGCGCAACCTGAAGTAAAGCTGTATGAGGAAGGTCAGTACCGGATGGATGACAGCGCGCTTGCGTATTTGCCCGGCGCTGTTGTGAGCACAGTCCGTGAAGACCTCATCCCAGAGCTTATTGAGAAGCTCGTCGCCGGAGGGATCTCGATCACTGCTGTGCAGCGTGTCGCTCCGACACTGGAAGAGCTGTTCCTGCAGCTGACGGAGGATGGACAAGTATGA
- a CDS encoding ABC-2 type transport system permease protein, with protein MMDILPLIQNETLKIWKKKRFYVILLILLVLIPLFTYAQMRMSQTNADNFKDWRNQIQQQITDLQNTLASDRMPEEWKKYDRIKVQQLQYYLDHDVNPNSPDAATFTRQFMASSVSLFFPLLILALASDLVSGERTSGTIKMLLTRPVKRWKILFSKLIALTLYVSLAIITTGAVCYLISGLVFGYGGWTMPVFTGFVINSGSIDASGVHPVPQWQFVIMQSGLIWVSCMTIAILALMVSVLVRSTAASIVTMMAAVISGSILAGMASSWETAKYIFSVNIDLTDYLEGTPPPIAGMDIVFSLSVLGIWMLGALIVSFGVFTKQDILN; from the coding sequence ATGATGGATATATTGCCGCTCATTCAGAACGAGACGTTAAAAATTTGGAAAAAGAAGCGATTCTATGTTATTCTTCTTATCCTGTTAGTGTTAATTCCGCTCTTTACCTACGCTCAGATGCGGATGTCGCAGACAAATGCCGATAATTTCAAAGATTGGCGCAACCAGATTCAGCAGCAGATCACTGATTTGCAGAATACGCTGGCAAGCGACCGGATGCCGGAGGAATGGAAGAAGTACGACCGCATCAAGGTACAGCAGCTGCAATATTACCTCGATCATGACGTCAATCCGAACAGTCCGGATGCGGCAACTTTTACTCGGCAATTTATGGCAAGCTCCGTATCCTTGTTCTTCCCGCTGCTTATTCTGGCTCTTGCTTCCGATCTCGTTTCCGGAGAGCGCACAAGTGGAACAATCAAAATGCTGTTAACCCGGCCCGTCAAGCGTTGGAAAATTCTATTTAGCAAACTAATCGCGCTGACACTATATGTTTCCTTGGCTATTATTACAACGGGTGCGGTATGTTATCTCATATCGGGATTAGTATTCGGTTATGGCGGCTGGACCATGCCGGTATTCACTGGCTTCGTCATCAACAGCGGTTCTATCGATGCCAGCGGTGTGCATCCGGTACCGCAGTGGCAGTTTGTCATCATGCAGAGCGGCCTGATTTGGGTATCCTGTATGACAATTGCGATTTTGGCGCTTATGGTGTCGGTGCTTGTGCGCAGCACGGCGGCAAGCATCGTGACGATGATGGCGGCTGTCATCTCAGGCAGCATTTTGGCAGGCATGGCTTCCTCCTGGGAGACGGCCAAATATATTTTCTCCGTCAATATCGATTTGACCGATTATTTGGAGGGAACACCTCCGCCGATTGCAGGCATGGACATCGTTTTCTCGCTTTCTGTGCTTGGGATTTGGATGCTCGGCGCGCTCATCGTGTCGTTCGGTGTCTTTACGAAACAGGATATATTGAATTAA